The Setaria italica strain Yugu1 chromosome IX, Setaria_italica_v2.0, whole genome shotgun sequence genome has a window encoding:
- the LOC101778525 gene encoding uncharacterized protein LOC101778525 → MGLFGKSTSKQTAKLKTLVKLTATRLAAVRRPRLGRRSIARSDVGQLLSIGHLDRALLRAEQVIEEDNMLEVLDVIELYCKILIEQAAQLENPKECGEEIKDAAAGLMFASARCGELPELLDARAILADKFGRDFAAAAKEGAPGVVDPTLVRKLSGERASLEQKRRLAKEIAAENDILLEFPQNPVEIRQVGRTTSQITNQREKEQSKNAPAREFVQESAAKTDRREVRGTHKPVDGKVNPSLAQLSVDEKVLRESNKYFDARMAAEAAFKSASFAAMAARAAVELSRTESQGKGPRGGGYDKARPVRTTAATEQGTAPPSWRPQKSPSPSPSWSDRSTATSVGSDAAYKGKEVLFDQSDEELEDVVWPPPPQRRPSYSRAASTVGTGVGAGASPWHGDARTRPFQDGVPENNHPQHRRHATEFAGGNARAPALHDALGGGQRGQYVAPPYRRNPAANTGRSSDAGAGAGAYESSAYVHPPYARIVSALERSNEHIARHEEVRRIGTDARVLQERVYGAAAPGHGHGPLNPEGRTNSVRTRR, encoded by the exons ATGGGCCTCTTCGGCAAGAGCACCTCCAAGCAGACCGCCAAGCTCAAGACCCTGGTCAAGCTCACCGCCacgcgcctcgccgccgtccgccgcccgcgcctcggccgccgctCCATCGCCCGCAGCGACGTCGGGCAGCTCCTCTCCATCGGCCACCTCGACCGCGCTCTCCTCCGC GCGGAGCAGGTGATCGAGGAGGACAACATGCTGGAGGTCCTTGACGTCATCGAACTCTACTGCAAAATCCTCATCGAGCAGGCCGCGCAGCTGGAAAACCCCAA GGAATGCGGCGAGGAGAtcaaggacgcggcggcggggctgatGTTCGCGTCGGCGCGGTGCGGCGAGCTGCCGGAGCTGCTGGACGCGCGCGCCATCCTGGCGGACAAGTTCGGCCGGGacttcgccgcggcggccaaggAGGGCGCCCCCGGCGTCGTCGACCCCACG TTGGTGCGGAAGTTGTCCGGCGAGAGGGCGAGCTTGGAGCAGAAGAGGAGGTTGGCCAAGGAGATCGCCGCCGAGAACGACATCTTGCTGGAGTTCCCTCAGAACCCAGTAGAGATTCGCCAAGTTGGTCGCACAACCTCACAGATCACCAATCAGAGAGAAAAAGAACAGTCGAAGAATGCCCCAGCCAGAGAATTTGTCCAGGAGAGTGCGGCCAAGACGGATCGTCGTGAG GTGCGGGGGACGCATAAGCCTGTTGATGGCAAGGTGAACCCGAGCCTTGCTCAGCTGAGCGTGGACGAGAAGGTGTTGAGGGAATCCAACAAGTACTTCGACGCCAGGATGGCTGCGGAGGCGGCCTTCAAGTCCGCGTCGTTCGCCGCGATGGCCGCCCGTGCTGCCGTCGAGCTGTCTCGGACGGAGTCACAGGGGAAAGGGCCGAGGGGCGGTGGCTACGACAAGGCGCGCCCCGTGCGGACCACGGCGGCAACGGAGCAAgggacggcgccgccgtcatGGAGGCCGCAGAAgtctccgtcgccgtcgccctcctGGAGCGACAGGAGCACGGCGACCTCGGTCGGGTCGGACGCGGCGTACAAGGGGAAGGAAGTCTTGTTCGACCAGAGCGACGAGGAATTGGAGGACGTcgtctggccgccgccgccgcagcgccggcCATCCTACAGTAGGGCGGCCTCCACGGTGGGAAcgggcgtcggcgccggcgctaGCCCGTGGCACGGGGACGCCAGAACACGGCCGTTCCAGGACGGCGTGCCCGAGAACAACCACCCGCAGCACAGGAGGCACGCCACGGAGTTCGCCGGTGGCAACGCGCGCGCGCCTGCCCTCCACGACGCCCTGGGCGGCGGCCAGCGTGGGCAGTACGTGGCCCCGCCGTACAGAAGGAACCCCGCGGCCAACACGGGCAGGAGcagcgacgccggcgccggcgccggcgcgtacGAGAGCTCGGCGTACGTGCACCCGCCGTACGCGCGGATCGTGTCGGCGCTGGAGCGCAGCAACGAGCACATCGCGCGGCACGAGGAGGTGCGCCGGATCGGCACGGACGCGCGGGTGCTCCAGGAGCGGGTGTACGGCGCCGCGGCGCCAGGGCACGGGCACGGGCCGCTGAACCCGGAGGGGAGGACCAACTCGGTGCGCACGCGGAGATGA
- the LOC101778936 gene encoding trihelix transcription factor GT-1, with protein sequence MLLSGPPPAPTPPLLLPESSGEDGGHDSSSRAAVVATGSAGSAPKRRAETWVREEILCLIALRREMDSHFNTSKSNKHLWEAISARMREQGFDRSPTMCTDKWRNLLKEYKKARSHARNNGGGAGGNGNAKMAYYKEIDDLLKRRGKASGSGGCVGSGSVSVNGAGKSPTSNSKIESYLQFTTDNGFEDANIPFGPVEANGRSILSIDDRLEDDRHPLPLTAADAVATNGVNQWNWRDTSTNGGDNQGTFGGRVIFVKWGDYTKRIGIDGTAEAIKEAIKSAFGLRTRRAFWLEDEDEVVRTLDRDMPIGTYTLHLDDGVTIKLCDANRMQTPEDKTFYTEDDFRGFLARRGWTLLREYGGYRNVESLDDLRSGVIYQGVRSLGD encoded by the exons aTGCTCCTCTCGggaccgccgccggcgcccaccccgccgctgctcctcccgGAGAGcagcggcgaggacggcggccacgACTCCTCCTCCCGTGCGGCGGTGGTAGCGACGGGATCGGCGGGGTCGGCCCCGAAGAGGCGCGCGGAGACGTGGGTCCGGGAGGAGATCCTCTGCCTCATCGCTCTGCGCCGCGAGATGGACTCCCATTTCAACACTTCCAAGTCCAACAAGCACCTCTGGGAGGCCATCTCCGCCCGGATGCGGGAGCAAGGGTTCGATCGCTCCCCTACCATGTGCACCGACAAGTGGCGCAATCTCCTCAAGGAGTACAAGAAGGCGCGCAGCCACGCGAGgaacaacggcggcggcgccggagggaaTGGCAACGCCAAGATGGCGTACTACAAGGAGATCGACGACCTGCTCAAGCGCCGCGGGAAagcgagcggcagcggcggctgcgTTGGCAGCGGCAGTGTTAGTGTTAATGGCGCCGGGAAGAGCCCCACGTCCAATTCCAAGATCGAGTCCTACCTGCAGTTCACTACAGATAACG GCTTTGAAGATGCCAACATTCCCTTTGGTCCTGTTGAAG CAAATGGTAGATCGATATTGAGTATCGATGATCGTTTGGAGGATGACAGGCATCCGCTTCCCTTAACAGCTGCTGATGCAGTTGCAACCAACGGTGTGAACCAATGGAATTGGAGAGACACCTCAACTAACG GTGGAGATAATCAGGGCACTTTTGGTGGGAGAGTCATTTTTGTCAAGTGGGGTGATTACACTAAAAGAATAGGAATTGACGGTACTGCTGAAGCAATTAAGGAAGCCATCAAATCAGCATTTGGACTTAGAACAAGACGTGCTTTCTggcttgaagatgaagatgaggtTGTTCGTACCTTGGACAGGGATATGCCAATTGGAACATACACACTTCATCTTGATGATG GGGTGACAATCAAACTCTGTGATGCAAACCGCATGCAGACCCCAGAAGACAAGACATTCTACACTGAAGATGACTTCCGAGGTTTCCTCGCACGGCGTGGTTGGACACTCCTCAGGGAGTATGGTGGATATAGGAACGTTGAAAGCCTGGACGATCTCCGTTCTGGTGTGATTTACCAGGGGGTGAGGTCACTTGGGGATTGA
- the LOC101779343 gene encoding uncharacterized protein LOC101779343 — protein sequence MGFFHRKTSKQTSRVKKLLKLALSRLGVAQRPRLARKSISRGDVSQLLALGHLHRALLRAEQVIEEDSMLQAFDIIELYCKRLIDHAAKLDKPQECSEDIREAAAGIMFAARWCGDLPELLLARTTLEEKFGSDFAVIAKEGAGIVDPMLVWKLSGDKTNMELKKKVTKNIAAENDILVDFSEL from the exons ATGGGATTCTTCCACAGGAAGACCTCAAAGCAGACCTCGAGGGTCAAGAAGCTCCTCAAGCTCGCCTTGTCGCGCCTCGGCGTCGCCCAGCGTCCCCGCCTTGCTCGCAAGTCGATCTCTCGCGGTGATGTCAGCCAACTCCTCGCGCTCGGCCACCTCCACCGTGCTCTCCTACGG GCAGAGCAGGTCATAGAGGAGGACAGCATGCTGCAGGCGTTCGACATCATCGAGCTCTACTGCAAGCGCCTCATCGATCATGCCGCGAAATTAGACAAACCACA GGAGTGCAGCGAGGACATTAGAGAGGCGGCAGCCGGGATCATGTTTGCAGCCAGGTGGTGCGGCGACCTGCCGGAGCTGCTGCTCGCGCGCACCACCCTCGAAGAAAAGTTCGGCAGCGATTTCGCTGTGATTGCGAAGGAGGGAGCCGGAATCGTCGATCCCATG CTTGTATGGAAGTTGTCAGGCGACAAGACAAACATGgagctgaagaagaaggtgaccaAGAACATTGCCGCCGAAAACGATATCCTGGTGGACTTCTCCGAGCTCTAG
- the LOC101779733 gene encoding putative serine/threonine-protein kinase-like protein CCR3, protein MWGGLANAATVAQLTGVDALGLISKIRQAARTARQNRRDCEHLARRVDMLAELLPSLRDPEAARPLAGLGDTLSEAHDLLVSCQAGGRVYQFVTASRKAERFRDVERKIDSYLLLFPVISHIGITRRLDGISSSAPPLGSNTSRMPEPAADEEFTMAEITVATNNFAVVLGDGDSGTVYKGKLHDGRDVAVKRLRPGRRGADDAFGTELAILSPLRHDHIVRLLGRCAEDGERVVVTQYMSNGSLHDHLHGRRPPSPVTASWKTRVQVLLGAARAVEHLHRHAVPLVIHGSVTSSHILLGDTWSPRLSGFGASLWRAAGVESQPVAVVADAYGYGDPELCSTGRIKPASDVYSLAVVMLEVLTGNPPVVTVWEEGSRTMVPMTLVSFALPSIQAGRLVDVLDRRPAPEPMTTWQLEPLQLVANTAARCLWLHGDNRPTISDVVANLEQALELICRRVHF, encoded by the exons ATGTGGGGCGGGCTGGCGAACGCGGCGACCGTCGCGCAGCTGACCGGCGTCGACGCCCTCGGGCTCATCTCCAAGATCCGGCAGGCGGCGCGGACGGCTCGCCAGAACAGAAGGGACTGCGAGCACCTGGCTCGCCGCGTCGACATGCTCGCCGAGCTGCTCCCGAGCCTGAGGGACCCGGAGGCCGCGCGGCCGCTGGCCGGGCTGGGCGACACGCTCTCGGAGGCGCACGACCTCCTCGTGTCGTGCCAGGCGGGGGGCCGGGTGTACCAGTTCGTGACGGCCAGCCGGAAGGCCGAGAGGTTCAGGGACGTCGAGAGGAAGATTGACTCCTACCTCCTGCTCTTCCCTGTCATCAGCCATATCGGCATAACCCGCCGCCTCGATGGGATCAGTAGCAGTGCTCCGCCGCTTGGGAGCAACACGAGCCGCATGCCG GAGCCGGCAGCTGACGAGGAGTTCACGATGGCAGAGATCACGGTGGCCACGAACAACTTCGCCGTCgtgctcggcgacggcgactcCGGAACGGTGTACAAGGGCAAGCTCCACGACGGGCGTGACGTGGCCGTCAAGCGCCTCAGGCCCGGGCGGCGAGGCGCCGACGACGCCTTCGGCACGGAGCTCGCAATCCTCTCGCCGCTCCGCCACGACCACATAGTCCGCCTCCTAGGCCGGTGCGCCGAGGACGGGGAGCGCGTCGTGGTCACCCAGTACATGAGCAACGGCTCGCTCCACGACCATCTGCACGGGCgcaggccgccgtcgccggtgaCGGCGTCCTGGAAGACGCGCGTCCAGGTGCTGCTGGGCGCGGCGCGAGCCGTCGAGCACCTGCACCGCCACGCCGTGCCGCTCGTCATCCACGGCAGCGTCACCTCGTCCCACATCCTCCTAGGCGACACCTGGTCGCCCCGCCTGTCCGGCTTCGGCGCGTCGCTGTGGCGGGCCGCCGGCGTGGAGTCGCAACCCGTCGCGGTCGTCGCCGACGCGTACGGGTACGGCGACCCGGAGCTCTGCAGCACGGGCCGGATAAAGCCGGCGAGCGACGTGTACAGCCTCGCCGTGGTGATGCTCGAGGTGCTGACGGGGAATCCCCCGGTGGTCACCGTTTGGGAGGAGGGAAGCAGGACCATGGTGCCCATGACCTTGGTGTCGTTCGCGCTGCCAAGCATCCAGGCCGGGAGGCTGGTGGATGTGCTCGaccggcgcccggcgccggagccgaTGACCACGTGGCAGCTCGAGCCGCTGCAGCTGGTGGCGAACACGGCGGCGCGATGTCTGTGGCTGCACGGGGATAACCGCCCAACCATATCAGACGTCGTCGCCAACCTTGAGCAGGCGCTCGAGCTCATATGCAGACGTGTACACTTTTAA
- the LOC101780137 gene encoding IST1-like protein — protein sequence MGFIHRRTSKQTSKVKTLLELALSRLTVASRPRLARKSISRSDVAQLLALGHLDRALHRAEQVMEEDNMLEAFNIIELYCNRLIEHAKQLDKPHECGEDIREAAAGIMFAAGWCGDLPELLFAHTVLANKFGGDFATMAKEGSGVVNPMLVWKLSGNKRNMEHKKKVVKEIAAENNIQVDFSEFPEVVEQNGRDNAPHQNKLSHEAIYQMDMDESSESDSDHSAPHNEDPCDISTSDGSNNGQLEQKKVTACTRR from the exons ATGGGCTTCATCCACAGGAGGACCTCCAAGCAGACCAGCAAGGTCAAGACCCTCCTTGAGCTCGCCTTGTCGCGCCTCACCGTTGCTAGCCGTCCCCGTCTTGCTCGCAAGTCAATTTCTCGCAGCGATGTCGCCCAGCTCCTCGCCCTCGGCCATCTCGACCGTGCTCTCCACCGT GCAGAGCAGGTCATGGAGGAGGACAACATGCTGGAGGCATTCAATATCATAGAGCTATACTGCAATCGCCTCATTGAGCATGCTAAGCAATTAGACAAGCCCCA TGAGTGTGGTGAGGACATTCGGGAGGCAGCCGCTGGGATCATGTTTGCAGCCGGGTGGTGTGGCGACCTGCCAGAGCTGCTGTTTGCACACACTGTCCTGGCAAATAAGTTTGGAGGTGACTTCGCTACAATGGCAAAGGAGGGCAGTGGCGTCGTCAACCCCATG TTAGTCTGGAAGTTGTCtggcaacaaaagaaacatggAGCATAAGAAAAAGGTGGTGAAAGAGATTGCTGCTGAGAACAATATCCAGGTGGACTTTTCTGAATTCCCAGAAGTGGTTGAGCAGAATGGCAGAGACAACGCTCCACATCAAAACAAGCTCAGCCACGAAGCTATATACCAAATGGACATGGATGAAAGTTCAGAATCAGACTCTGATCATTCTGCCCCACATAATGAGGATCCATGTGATATTTCCACCTCTGATGGATCAAACAACGGGCAGCTGGAACAAAAGAAGGTGACAGCTTGCACAAGAAGATGA
- the LOC101780532 gene encoding LYR motif-containing protein 4: MAAVAAPTRAEVLSLFRSLLRTAKQFSDYNIREYTRRRAADAFRDNRALADPPAAAAAFAEGKKQLEVARRQAVVYSLYAPKAKSVMELKVQ; encoded by the coding sequence atggcggcggtggcggccccgACGAGGGCAGAGGTGCTGTCCCTCTTCCGGTCCCTCCTCCGCACCGCGAAGCAGTTCTCCGACTACAACATCCGGGAGTAcacgcgccgccgcgcggcggaCGCCTTCCGCGATAACCGCGCCCTCGCCgacccgccggccgcggcggcggcgttcgcggAGGGGAAGAAGCAGCTCGAGGTCGCGAGGCGGCAGGCGGTGGTGTACTCGCTCTACGCCCCCAAGGCCAAGAGCGTGATGGAGTTGAAGGTGCAGTGA